From a region of the Cucumis sativus cultivar 9930 chromosome 6, Cucumber_9930_V3, whole genome shotgun sequence genome:
- the LOC101216659 gene encoding probable NAD(P)H dehydrogenase (quinone) FQR1-like 2 isoform X1: MGKGGGCVPSKKKVPSSIADADADATDDVRPRDTGTAPPISIEEDHPQIASSGNATSEASLSVSHPVEKLKIFIVFYSMYGHVESLAKRMKKGVDGVDGFEGILYRVPETLPVEVLDQMKAPPKDPSIPEISAAELVAADAILFGFPTRFGCMAAQMKAFFDSTGQLWKEQKLAGKPAGFFVSTGTQGGGQETTASKDYLTLLRWTAITQLAHHGMLFVPIGYTFGAGMFTIDTIRGGSPYGAGAFAGDGSRQPSETELALAEHQGKYMAATVKKLFPA; encoded by the exons atgggGAAGGGAGGAGGTTGTGTTCCCAGCAAGAAGAAGGTTCCTTCTTCTATTGCCGACGCCGACGCCGACGCCACCGATGATGTAAGGCCACGCGACACTGGAACAGCACCCCCGATCTCTATTGAAGAAGATCACCCACAAATTGCTTCATCCGGCAATGCCACTTCCGAGGCCTCTCTCTCCGTGTCGCATCCAGTTGAGAAATTGAAGATATTCATCGTGTTCTACTCCATGTATGGTCATGTCGAAAGCTTGGCCAAGAGGATGAAGAAAGGGGTTGATGGGGTTGATGGTTTTGAGGGGATTTTGTATCGGGTCCCGGAAACCTTGCCGGTGGAGGTTCTCGACCAGATGAAAGCGCCACCCAAGGACCCGTCTATCCCCGAGATTTCTGCTGCTGAATTAGTGGCTGCTGATGCCATTTTGTTTGGCTTTCCCACTAGGTTTGGGTGTATGGCAGCGCAAATGAAGGCGTTCTTTGATTCGACAGGGCAGCTCTGGAAGGAGCAGAAGCTTGCAGGGAAGCCTGCTGGGTTCTTTGTTAGCACAGGAACTCAAGGGGGCGGCCAAGAGACAACTGC GTCAAAGGATTATTTAACTCTTCTCAG ATGGACTGCAATTACCCAGTTAGCACACCATGGAATGCTGTTTGTTCCCATCGGCTACACTTTTGGTGCTGGTATGTTTACGATAGACACAATACGAGGGGGGTCTCCTTATGGTGCAGGAGCTTTTGCTGGTGATGGCTCGAGACAGCCAAGTGAAACAGAGTTGGCGCTTGCAGAGCATCAGGGCAAATACATGGCTGCTACAGTCAAAAAACTTTTTCCGGCTTGA
- the LOC101216659 gene encoding probable NAD(P)H dehydrogenase (quinone) FQR1-like 2 isoform X2, giving the protein MGKGGGCVPSKKKVPSSIADADADATDDVRPRDTGTAPPISIEEDHPQIASSGNATSEASLSVSHPVEKLKIFIVFYSMYGHVESLAKRMKKGVDGVDGFEGILYRVPETLPVEVLDQMKAPPKDPSIPEISAAELVAADAILFGFPTRFGCMAAQMKAFFDSTGQLWKEQKLAGKPAGFFVSTGTQGGGQETTAWTAITQLAHHGMLFVPIGYTFGAGMFTIDTIRGGSPYGAGAFAGDGSRQPSETELALAEHQGKYMAATVKKLFPA; this is encoded by the exons atgggGAAGGGAGGAGGTTGTGTTCCCAGCAAGAAGAAGGTTCCTTCTTCTATTGCCGACGCCGACGCCGACGCCACCGATGATGTAAGGCCACGCGACACTGGAACAGCACCCCCGATCTCTATTGAAGAAGATCACCCACAAATTGCTTCATCCGGCAATGCCACTTCCGAGGCCTCTCTCTCCGTGTCGCATCCAGTTGAGAAATTGAAGATATTCATCGTGTTCTACTCCATGTATGGTCATGTCGAAAGCTTGGCCAAGAGGATGAAGAAAGGGGTTGATGGGGTTGATGGTTTTGAGGGGATTTTGTATCGGGTCCCGGAAACCTTGCCGGTGGAGGTTCTCGACCAGATGAAAGCGCCACCCAAGGACCCGTCTATCCCCGAGATTTCTGCTGCTGAATTAGTGGCTGCTGATGCCATTTTGTTTGGCTTTCCCACTAGGTTTGGGTGTATGGCAGCGCAAATGAAGGCGTTCTTTGATTCGACAGGGCAGCTCTGGAAGGAGCAGAAGCTTGCAGGGAAGCCTGCTGGGTTCTTTGTTAGCACAGGAACTCAAGGGGGCGGCCAAGAGACAACTGC ATGGACTGCAATTACCCAGTTAGCACACCATGGAATGCTGTTTGTTCCCATCGGCTACACTTTTGGTGCTGGTATGTTTACGATAGACACAATACGAGGGGGGTCTCCTTATGGTGCAGGAGCTTTTGCTGGTGATGGCTCGAGACAGCCAAGTGAAACAGAGTTGGCGCTTGCAGAGCATCAGGGCAAATACATGGCTGCTACAGTCAAAAAACTTTTTCCGGCTTGA
- the LOC101216890 gene encoding homeobox-leucine zipper protein ATHB-40, with product MAAVNLRPDADNSLLVSHLYNPEVYTQQVLPQQGTGEGSKPTKRRRRRSKAKEGGGAAGLKKRKLSSEQVKLLEMNFGNEHKLESERKDRLASELGLDPRQVAVWFQNRRARWKNKKLEEEYSTLKKAHDSVVLQKSHLESELMKVKEQLKEAKNEIRKMVEGSEVRNNSSNSPSSSVTMEAVEEAAVVPLGELFFEEYEDVFYCMQDNNYNQGLNWALNLNFM from the exons ATGGCCGCCGTGAATCTCCGACCGGACGCCGACAACTCATTACTCGTTTCCCATCTCTACAACCCTGAAGTTTACACCCAACAAGTGTTACCCCAACAag gtACGGGAGAGGGAAGTAAGCCGACGAAGCGACGGAGGAGGAGGAGCAAAGCGAAGGAGGGAGGCGGGGCGGCGgggttgaagaagaggaagctGAGTTCAGAGCAAGTGAAGCTTTTGGAGATGAATTTTGGGAATGAACATAAATTGGAATCGGAGAGGAAAGATCGGTTGGCTTCTGAATTGGGACTTGATCCACGGCAGGTGGCGGTTTGGTTTCAGAACCGCCGTGCACGGTGGAAGAACAAGAAGCTGGAAGAGGAATATTCCACTCTTAAAAAAGCTCATGATTCTGTTGTTCTACAAAAATCCCATCTTGAATCTGAG TTGATGAAAGTGAAAGAGCAGTTGAAAGAAGCAAAGAATGAGATACGAAAAATGGTAGAAGGAAGTGAGGTGAGAAATAATTCAAGCAATAGTCCAAGCTCTTCAGTGACGATGGAAGCAGTTGAGGAAGCAGCAGTAGTTCCTTTGGGGGAGcttttttttgaagaatatgAAGATGTATTCTATTGCATGCAAGACAACAATTACAATCAAGGATTGAACTGGGcgcttaatcttaattttatgtag